One stretch of Rosistilla oblonga DNA includes these proteins:
- a CDS encoding SLC13 family permease, which translates to MVWESWFTIAIVCVLLYALARRWASTDLLVLASLAALVTVGELSTAFALDSRSLNPEATFYLPTVAQAIDGFGSRSVVTIALLFAAVVGLELTGGTELATSWLLRRPKSAVDAQLRLVAPVAALSAFLNNTPIVAAMLPVVTDLAKKMQVSPSKFFLPLSYAAILGGMCTLMGTSTNIMVYDMIQQSPGGRPLHFFEPAWVGLPATLIGILYMTVGSRWLMRDRKPAVSTSDDPRQYTVEMEVVPSGPLAGQSIEDAGLRHLPGLYLAEIERGGEVFQAVRPTQKLQSGDILIFVGMLESVVDLQKIRGLEIASEQARKVAAPAWNRSLVEAVVSPRCPLVSKSIREGGFRTHYGAAVIAVARGDRRVPGKLGDVVLQPGDVLLLDAPASFTQSRRDTRDFFLVSAVENASVRRPERAWIALGVITLMVLAAASGFLDLTTAALCAVIAMICSRCCTSTEARRGIDWSVLVVIGAALGIGKAMETTGAAAGIADTILLLAGNNPMFVLAAVYLSTMICTELITNNAAAALMFPMAWSAASSMPGVDPLPFAIAVMIAASAGFATPFGYQTNLMVYGPGGYRFTDYLRFGGPLDLIVFAVAMVMIPWVWPLQ; encoded by the coding sequence TTGGTTTGGGAAAGTTGGTTTACGATCGCCATCGTTTGCGTCTTGCTGTACGCGTTGGCTCGCCGCTGGGCATCGACCGATCTGTTGGTCCTGGCCAGCCTAGCCGCCTTGGTCACAGTCGGCGAACTGTCGACAGCGTTTGCCTTGGACAGCCGGTCGTTGAACCCGGAGGCAACCTTCTATCTGCCGACCGTCGCTCAAGCGATCGACGGATTTGGCAGCCGCAGCGTGGTCACGATCGCGCTGTTGTTCGCCGCGGTCGTTGGGCTGGAATTGACTGGCGGCACCGAACTGGCAACCAGTTGGTTGTTGCGGCGACCTAAATCGGCCGTCGATGCCCAGCTGCGCCTCGTCGCTCCCGTGGCGGCGCTTAGCGCGTTCCTGAACAACACTCCGATCGTCGCTGCGATGTTGCCGGTCGTGACCGATCTGGCAAAGAAGATGCAGGTCAGCCCCAGCAAGTTTTTTCTGCCGCTCAGCTACGCCGCGATCCTTGGCGGGATGTGCACCTTGATGGGAACCAGTACCAACATCATGGTCTACGACATGATCCAACAGAGTCCCGGTGGGCGGCCGCTGCACTTTTTCGAACCCGCTTGGGTTGGATTGCCAGCGACCTTGATCGGGATCCTGTACATGACCGTTGGCAGTCGCTGGTTGATGCGCGATCGCAAGCCCGCGGTCAGCACCAGCGACGATCCACGGCAGTACACCGTGGAGATGGAAGTGGTTCCCAGCGGCCCCTTGGCCGGACAATCGATCGAAGATGCGGGGCTGCGGCATCTACCAGGCCTCTACCTCGCCGAGATCGAACGGGGCGGCGAGGTCTTTCAAGCGGTTAGGCCGACACAGAAGCTGCAGTCGGGCGATATCTTGATCTTCGTCGGGATGCTCGAATCGGTCGTCGATCTGCAAAAGATTCGAGGGCTGGAGATCGCGTCGGAACAGGCGCGGAAAGTCGCCGCGCCGGCCTGGAACCGATCGCTGGTCGAAGCGGTGGTTTCGCCGCGGTGCCCGTTGGTCAGCAAATCGATTCGCGAGGGAGGCTTCCGCACGCATTACGGAGCCGCCGTGATCGCCGTCGCTCGAGGCGACCGCCGCGTGCCGGGCAAGCTGGGCGATGTCGTGCTGCAGCCCGGCGACGTGCTTCTGTTGGACGCGCCCGCTTCGTTCACTCAATCACGCCGCGATACCCGTGATTTCTTCCTAGTCAGCGCCGTTGAAAACGCTTCGGTCCGACGTCCCGAACGGGCCTGGATCGCTTTGGGAGTGATCACGTTGATGGTCTTGGCGGCTGCGAGCGGATTCCTGGACCTGACCACTGCGGCGCTCTGCGCGGTGATCGCCATGATCTGCTCGCGTTGCTGCACGTCGACCGAAGCCCGACGCGGGATCGATTGGTCGGTGCTTGTCGTGATCGGCGCCGCCTTGGGAATTGGCAAGGCGATGGAGACGACCGGCGCAGCAGCTGGAATCGCCGACACGATCTTGTTGCTCGCCGGCAACAACCCGATGTTTGTCCTGGCGGCGGTCTATCTGTCGACGATGATCTGCACCGAATTGATCACCAACAACGCGGCAGCGGCGCTGATGTTTCCGATGGCCTGGAGCGCAGCGTCGAGCATGCCTGGCGTCGATCCATTGCCCTTTGCGATCGCGGTGATGATCGCCGCGTCGGCCGGCTTTGCCACGCCCTTTGGATATCAAACCAATCTGATGGTCTACGGCCCCGGCGGCTATCGCTTCACCGATTACCTGCGGTTTGGCGGTCCGTTGGACTTGATCGTGTTCGCCGTGGCGATGGTCATGATCCCCTGGGTCTGGCCACTGCAGTGA
- a CDS encoding type II secretion system F family protein yields MATGFHAGVDLLKLCQREAQHGSPKHKAAMEAVAAQLRDGTPMARAMIDVAEGKYFPPLMIQMVHIGETTGRLERTLKELADHYDHRIAMQRMFLMGIAWPMLQLIGGIAVIGLAILITQMLGSEFNAVGLNMTQYLTLVFLFFGSITAAVLALKFNAFGCHRLFALVYRIPKAGEALQTIALSRICWTLSLALDSGMDAMRSVKMALQSTQNDHFASRADTAIATIKSGGTLTESFASTGIFPEEFLHFVEVAELSGTDAESLGNLADVYDQRAKTATRVLVGVMTGVIWAAVTIMLVAIILKMAMSVFGVYDEALKM; encoded by the coding sequence ATGGCTACGGGGTTTCACGCTGGCGTCGACCTGCTGAAGCTGTGTCAGCGGGAAGCGCAGCACGGATCGCCAAAGCACAAAGCGGCGATGGAAGCTGTCGCCGCCCAGCTCCGCGACGGCACGCCGATGGCTCGCGCGATGATCGACGTCGCCGAGGGAAAATATTTCCCGCCGCTGATGATCCAAATGGTTCACATCGGCGAGACGACGGGGCGGCTGGAACGCACACTCAAGGAATTGGCCGATCACTACGACCATCGGATCGCGATGCAGCGGATGTTTCTGATGGGGATCGCTTGGCCGATGCTGCAATTGATCGGCGGGATCGCCGTGATCGGGTTGGCGATCCTGATCACGCAGATGCTCGGATCGGAATTCAATGCCGTCGGTCTCAACATGACGCAGTACCTGACTCTTGTCTTCCTGTTCTTCGGTTCGATCACCGCGGCGGTGCTGGCACTCAAGTTCAACGCGTTTGGATGCCATCGATTGTTCGCCCTCGTCTATCGGATTCCCAAGGCGGGTGAAGCGTTGCAGACGATCGCGTTGTCGCGGATCTGTTGGACGCTGTCGCTAGCATTGGATTCGGGGATGGATGCGATGCGGAGCGTGAAGATGGCGCTGCAGAGCACGCAGAACGATCACTTCGCCTCGCGAGCCGATACCGCGATCGCGACGATCAAATCGGGCGGAACCCTCACCGAATCGTTTGCCTCCACCGGCATCTTTCCCGAAGAATTCCTGCACTTTGTCGAAGTCGCCGAACTCTCGGGAACCGACGCCGAATCGCTCGGAAACCTCGCCGATGTCTACGATCAACGCGCCAAAACGGCCACGCGAGTCCTGGTTGGTGTGATGACCGGAGTGATTTGGGCTGCCGTTACCATCATGTTGGTCGCTATTATTTTGAAGATGGCCATGAGTGTGTTTGGGGTCTACGACGAAGCGTTAAAGATGTAG
- a CDS encoding tetratricopeptide repeat protein, with protein sequence MSFDNLDLNGTSLMARLHGSPLPTAEEMGSPQQRRSTGRSIGLCAPIKCLAFAMLMGLPGIATAQFDQVYPLRGAPMNGEFVGSTPTEVTIKVQGTDREIAVNEIRRLGFKEDPAELKQARSRVASGDYQAAMDELKKINPASVTRPIILLDLQFYLALCEGKLALSSGGDKGSAASAMLAFVRKASKSHHFFAAAEMLGDLAVALGKYPEAIKYYGAISAQAPWPEYKMHAVMLEARALMAQKDFANAEKKFASLANATASTAETKRQQLLAQVGVARCQAETQSPEAAIAAIQKLVADNDESDAELFGRAYNALGACYLKANKPKEALMAYLHVDVLFYAQPEIHAEALYQLSKLWEQVKKTDRANAARNLLNDRYAGSRWASM encoded by the coding sequence ATGAGTTTTGACAACCTCGATTTAAATGGGACTAGCTTGATGGCTCGACTGCACGGTTCTCCGTTGCCGACCGCTGAAGAGATGGGTTCGCCACAACAACGCCGATCCACAGGTCGGTCGATCGGTCTCTGCGCCCCGATCAAGTGTCTTGCCTTTGCGATGTTAATGGGGCTGCCAGGGATCGCAACGGCGCAATTCGATCAAGTCTATCCGCTGCGTGGCGCGCCGATGAATGGCGAGTTTGTTGGTTCGACGCCAACCGAGGTCACGATCAAGGTGCAGGGGACCGACCGCGAGATCGCGGTTAACGAGATCCGTCGACTCGGTTTCAAAGAGGACCCGGCGGAACTGAAGCAAGCTCGATCGCGAGTCGCCTCGGGCGATTATCAAGCGGCGATGGACGAGCTGAAGAAAATCAATCCGGCCAGCGTCACGCGACCGATCATTCTGCTGGACCTGCAATTCTACTTGGCTTTGTGCGAAGGCAAACTGGCTCTTTCCAGCGGCGGCGACAAGGGAAGTGCCGCGTCGGCGATGTTGGCATTTGTCCGCAAGGCTTCCAAGAGTCACCACTTCTTTGCCGCGGCGGAAATGCTCGGCGATCTCGCTGTCGCGTTGGGCAAATACCCCGAAGCGATCAAATATTACGGCGCGATCTCCGCTCAAGCTCCTTGGCCCGAATACAAGATGCACGCGGTGATGCTCGAAGCCCGCGCCTTGATGGCTCAAAAGGACTTCGCCAATGCGGAGAAGAAGTTTGCATCGCTAGCCAACGCAACCGCATCGACCGCGGAAACCAAGCGTCAACAATTGTTGGCCCAAGTCGGCGTGGCGCGATGCCAAGCGGAGACGCAGTCGCCCGAAGCCGCAATCGCCGCGATCCAGAAATTGGTTGCCGACAACGATGAATCGGATGCCGAACTGTTCGGCCGAGCCTACAACGCGCTGGGTGCTTGTTATTTGAAAGCCAACAAGCCCAAGGAAGCTCTGATGGCCTACCTGCACGTCGACGTCTTGTTTTACGCTCAACCCGAGATCCACGCCGAAGCGCTGTATCAATTGAGCAAGCTGTGGGAGCAAGTCAAGAAGACCGACCGCGCCAACGCGGCTCGCAACCTGCTGAACGACCGCTACGCCGGCAGCCGCTGGGCTAGCATGTAA
- a CDS encoding serine/threonine-protein kinase — translation MSRSRLGPLALESKLGAHPSQSSVWSAVHVEQRIRLAIKVFSLPLGGTTESRKELAAEWARLKQLQHPAIARCYGGGFEETDAYLAYELVEGETLAQQIERRGRLPWETVLDYADALIAAMVLAHDQQIIHGALEPDKIMIEPLGQPQILDFRIDRYDSPYHTNQPASLLHYACRAPELITSTSNLSVKSDLYSLGAILYFALTGRPPISGDTPEAVAAASATEVPSPINAVVMECPIWFAAVIDQLLDKDPAGRPFGTQAAQLAFVEVRRKSASGVGVAEHASAGFSPLNMKVDKQEAKKVLGRADDGVLKPVDGASFYEKAWFLLFTLVVLVGVAAWFFIPPSEDKLRASAERMLATENRTNLRIAKDEYLMPMTRRFPDGKHIDWAMEQIDQIDMLEAEYQLGIKLKHGRPIRNEAERLYSQGREYEQFGDMVSALDQYKNMVTLLDPDDEKSRPYINLAHRQIRTIEREGTQSGVRVKLIEARLSEAEALEAQGRQIEARKIWYSIVELYADNQEMQRQVQIAQDKLREVTEKSKPRESDSSDE, via the coding sequence ATGTCTCGCTCTCGCCTCGGACCGCTCGCCCTAGAATCCAAGCTAGGTGCCCATCCTTCGCAGTCCTCGGTCTGGAGTGCCGTGCATGTGGAGCAGCGTATTCGGTTGGCGATCAAAGTCTTTTCGCTGCCGCTGGGAGGGACGACGGAGTCGCGGAAGGAGCTGGCGGCGGAGTGGGCGCGGTTGAAACAATTGCAACATCCAGCGATCGCCCGCTGCTACGGCGGCGGGTTTGAAGAGACCGACGCCTACTTGGCGTACGAGCTGGTCGAGGGTGAAACGCTGGCTCAACAGATCGAACGCCGCGGGCGGTTGCCTTGGGAAACGGTGCTCGATTACGCCGACGCATTGATCGCCGCGATGGTTCTGGCGCACGATCAACAGATCATTCATGGGGCGTTGGAGCCCGACAAGATCATGATCGAACCGTTGGGGCAGCCGCAGATCCTCGACTTCCGCATCGATCGCTACGATTCGCCCTACCACACCAATCAGCCTGCATCGTTGTTGCACTACGCTTGCCGGGCGCCCGAATTGATCACGTCGACCAGCAATCTGTCGGTTAAGTCGGATCTCTATTCGCTCGGCGCGATCCTCTATTTCGCTCTGACCGGGCGACCACCAATCTCCGGCGATACGCCCGAAGCGGTTGCTGCGGCGAGCGCCACCGAAGTCCCATCGCCGATCAATGCCGTCGTGATGGAGTGTCCGATCTGGTTCGCCGCCGTCATCGACCAGTTGTTAGACAAAGATCCCGCCGGGCGACCGTTTGGCACGCAAGCGGCTCAGTTGGCCTTCGTCGAAGTCCGCCGCAAATCGGCGTCGGGAGTCGGCGTGGCCGAACACGCTTCGGCCGGCTTCAGTCCGCTGAACATGAAAGTCGACAAGCAGGAAGCGAAGAAGGTGTTGGGGCGAGCCGACGATGGCGTGCTCAAACCTGTCGACGGCGCGTCGTTCTACGAGAAGGCATGGTTCCTTCTGTTCACGTTAGTCGTCTTGGTTGGCGTGGCGGCATGGTTCTTCATTCCACCGAGCGAAGACAAATTGCGAGCCAGCGCCGAACGGATGTTGGCGACCGAGAACCGGACCAATCTGCGGATCGCCAAAGACGAATACCTGATGCCGATGACGCGTCGCTTCCCCGATGGAAAACACATCGATTGGGCGATGGAACAGATCGACCAGATCGACATGCTGGAAGCTGAATACCAGTTGGGGATCAAGCTGAAGCATGGCCGTCCGATTCGCAACGAGGCGGAGCGGTTGTATTCACAGGGCCGCGAATACGAACAGTTTGGCGATATGGTCTCGGCGCTCGATCAGTACAAAAACATGGTCACGCTGTTGGATCCCGACGATGAAAAATCGCGGCCCTACATCAATCTTGCTCACCGCCAGATCAGGACGATCGAACGCGAAGGGACTCAGTCGGGCGTGCGGGTCAAATTGATCGAAGCCCGGTTGTCCGAAGCCGAAGCGTTGGAAGCTCAAGGCCGCCAGATCGAAGCTCGCAAGATCTGGTACAGCATCGTCGAACTGTATGCCGACAACCAAGAGATGCAGCGGCAAGTTCAGATCGCCCAAGACAAGCTCCGCGAAGTGACCGAGAAGTCCAAGCCACGGGAATCCGACAGCAGCGATGAGTGA
- a CDS encoding hydantoinase B/oxoprolinase family protein yields MIKVWADIGGTFTDCFVSIPGQPLRWTKVLSSGSIKGRIDADSTAATVIDRLRVDDPDRFWNGSVLRLLDPHGTLVEQRHVESFTAATGQLQLAEPFSQPPQPGWAYELTSDLTAPVIATRLLLRLPADQPLPPLDVRMGTTRGTNALLTRRGAPTAFLTTAGFEDLLEIGQQDRPDLFTLNIVKRKPLYSAVAAVEERIAADGTILQPLDLEAARLQIDALRRSGAESLAIGLLNAYINPAHEQALVDLALAAGFANVSASHRIAPVIKLVDRAETTVLDAYLNPVIADYVARVWQQFGGVDRCQLQLMTSGGTLVPGDAFRGKDSILSGPAGGVVALAEIARAHGAAEAIGFDMGGTSTDVSRFAGQPVRQYEAFKAGTRILTPMMAIETVAAGGGSICRFDGQRMCVGPESAGADPGPACYGRGGPLTVTDLNVVLGRVLADRFPFPMDRDAAIARLAEIQQTMEAAGHPIESAEALAAGFRAIANHHMAEAVRAVTTAEGRDPRGMTLVGFGGAAGQHLCDVAEVLGIRKIIDHPQASLLSALGMGLAATGNTQSHGIYRPLEKVSDEELTDRIEAVTQQALAELPTAPDGVAATIRETIDVRYLGTDAALEIDCRSRDEIAAAFHRQHREQFGYQRIDQPLELVAVRATVSLPGAASLQRLAEVESQACQPAAFQDVWLGDRWQQVASFDRDQLVPGAQIVGPAIVASDHHTLVVDRNWKAQVAEDLSIVLVQEEAASDRRVAVETDEATCDPVLLEIFASRFQQIANQMGLVLGRTAISVNVKERRDYSCAIFRGDGSLVANAPHVPVHLGAMGHTVRSIMAQFPEMFPGDCFVTNDPFAGGSHLPDVTVITPVFVDSDPESASDRGTRRPDFFVASRAHHAEIGGITPGSMPPDASNLNQEGVLIRGLALVRNGQQHQEDLKRLLSAGEYPSRCVAENLADIAAQQAAGTGGARDLCSLVAQYGGAVVDRYMMHLQDVAAAAVSARLRRLPAGAMQFEDSLDDGTPICVQMQVIDDRLRIDFAGTAGVHPRGFNATPAIVTAAVLYVLRTLIDQPLPLNEGVLRCVDLHLPVGLLNPTRDDDPRKCPAVVAGNVETSQRVVDVLLGALGVAAASQGTMNNFVIGDATFGYYETICGGSGATATGNGASAVHTHMTNTRITDPEVLELRYPMRLIRFAIRRGSGGVGEHDGGDGAIREVEFLKPLTVSLLTGRRTDRPPYGLAGGADGALGENWHTAADGEKQRLAACCRIEVQAGDRITLLTPGGGGYGLKPN; encoded by the coding sequence ATGATCAAAGTCTGGGCCGATATCGGCGGCACATTTACCGATTGTTTTGTTTCGATTCCAGGACAGCCGCTGCGTTGGACCAAGGTGCTCAGCAGTGGCAGCATCAAGGGACGCATCGACGCCGATTCGACCGCCGCGACGGTGATCGATCGGCTTCGCGTCGACGATCCCGACCGATTTTGGAACGGTTCGGTCCTGCGGCTGCTCGACCCCCACGGCACGCTGGTCGAGCAACGACACGTCGAGTCATTCACCGCCGCGACGGGCCAGTTGCAACTGGCCGAGCCGTTTTCTCAGCCACCACAGCCCGGTTGGGCATACGAGCTGACAAGCGATCTGACCGCTCCGGTGATCGCCACGCGGCTGCTGCTGCGTCTGCCTGCGGATCAACCGCTGCCGCCGCTGGACGTTCGGATGGGAACCACGCGCGGCACCAACGCGCTGTTGACTCGTCGCGGTGCGCCGACCGCCTTCCTGACGACCGCCGGCTTCGAGGATCTGTTGGAGATCGGCCAACAGGATCGCCCCGATCTGTTCACGCTAAACATCGTCAAACGCAAGCCGCTCTATTCTGCGGTCGCCGCAGTCGAAGAACGGATCGCCGCCGATGGCACGATTTTGCAACCGCTGGATCTCGAAGCCGCCCGCCTGCAGATCGATGCGCTGCGACGCTCCGGAGCTGAATCGCTGGCGATCGGTCTATTAAACGCCTACATCAACCCGGCCCACGAACAAGCACTGGTCGATCTTGCCCTGGCCGCTGGGTTCGCCAACGTCAGCGCGTCGCATCGGATTGCTCCGGTGATCAAGTTGGTCGATCGAGCTGAAACGACGGTCTTGGACGCCTATCTGAATCCGGTCATCGCCGACTATGTCGCTCGAGTTTGGCAGCAGTTCGGCGGCGTCGATCGATGTCAGTTGCAGTTGATGACCAGTGGCGGGACGCTGGTTCCCGGCGACGCCTTCCGCGGCAAGGACAGCATCCTTTCGGGGCCCGCCGGCGGTGTCGTTGCGCTTGCGGAAATCGCCCGCGCGCATGGAGCGGCCGAGGCGATCGGTTTCGACATGGGAGGGACCAGTACCGACGTCAGTCGATTCGCGGGGCAGCCGGTCCGCCAATACGAAGCCTTCAAAGCGGGGACGCGGATCCTGACACCGATGATGGCGATCGAAACGGTTGCCGCCGGGGGCGGTTCGATCTGCCGATTCGATGGCCAACGGATGTGCGTGGGGCCCGAAAGCGCTGGCGCCGATCCGGGGCCGGCCTGTTATGGACGTGGTGGTCCGTTGACGGTCACCGACCTGAACGTCGTCCTGGGTCGCGTGTTGGCCGATCGGTTTCCCTTCCCGATGGATCGCGATGCGGCGATCGCTCGGTTGGCTGAGATTCAACAGACGATGGAAGCGGCGGGACATCCGATCGAATCGGCCGAAGCGTTAGCCGCTGGTTTTCGTGCGATCGCAAACCATCATATGGCCGAAGCCGTCCGCGCGGTCACGACCGCCGAAGGCCGCGATCCGCGAGGGATGACGCTTGTCGGATTTGGCGGCGCCGCGGGGCAGCATCTGTGTGATGTCGCCGAGGTGTTGGGGATTCGCAAGATCATCGATCACCCGCAAGCGAGTCTGTTGAGCGCGTTGGGGATGGGATTGGCCGCGACCGGCAACACGCAATCGCATGGCATCTATCGGCCGCTGGAAAAAGTCTCCGACGAGGAGCTAACCGATCGGATCGAAGCAGTCACGCAACAGGCGCTCGCCGAACTTCCAACCGCTCCCGACGGTGTCGCGGCAACGATTCGTGAAACGATCGACGTCCGCTACCTCGGAACCGACGCGGCGCTCGAGATCGATTGCCGATCGCGCGACGAGATCGCAGCGGCATTTCACCGTCAGCATCGCGAACAGTTTGGGTACCAGCGGATCGATCAACCGTTGGAACTTGTCGCGGTTCGTGCGACTGTCAGCTTGCCGGGTGCAGCCAGTTTGCAGCGTCTTGCCGAAGTCGAATCTCAGGCTTGCCAACCGGCAGCGTTTCAAGACGTCTGGCTCGGCGACCGCTGGCAACAAGTCGCTTCGTTCGACCGCGACCAATTGGTCCCCGGAGCGCAGATCGTGGGACCCGCGATCGTCGCGTCGGACCATCACACGTTGGTCGTCGATCGCAACTGGAAGGCTCAAGTCGCCGAAGACCTTTCGATCGTGTTGGTTCAAGAGGAAGCGGCAAGCGATCGGCGAGTTGCTGTCGAAACGGACGAAGCGACTTGCGATCCGGTGCTGTTGGAAATTTTTGCCAGCCGATTCCAGCAGATCGCCAATCAGATGGGACTGGTCCTCGGGCGGACCGCGATCAGTGTGAACGTCAAAGAGCGGCGGGACTACAGTTGTGCAATCTTCCGTGGCGACGGCAGCCTAGTCGCCAACGCGCCTCACGTGCCGGTGCATCTGGGTGCGATGGGGCATACCGTCCGATCGATTATGGCGCAGTTTCCCGAGATGTTTCCGGGGGATTGTTTTGTCACCAACGATCCGTTTGCCGGCGGTTCGCATCTACCCGACGTGACGGTGATCACGCCGGTCTTTGTCGATAGCGATCCAGAATCCGCAAGCGATCGGGGAACGAGACGTCCCGATTTCTTTGTCGCCAGCCGTGCGCATCACGCTGAGATCGGTGGGATCACCCCCGGTTCGATGCCGCCGGACGCGAGCAACCTCAACCAGGAAGGCGTCTTGATTCGCGGTCTGGCATTGGTCCGCAACGGCCAGCAACATCAAGAGGATTTGAAGCGGTTGCTTTCGGCCGGCGAATATCCTTCGCGATGCGTGGCGGAGAATCTTGCCGACATCGCAGCGCAACAAGCCGCCGGAACGGGCGGGGCACGTGATCTGTGCTCGCTGGTCGCTCAATACGGCGGCGCGGTGGTCGATCGCTACATGATGCATCTGCAAGATGTCGCCGCCGCCGCGGTTTCCGCTCGCCTGCGTCGGTTGCCCGCTGGGGCGATGCAGTTCGAAGACTCTCTGGACGATGGCACGCCGATCTGCGTGCAGATGCAGGTGATCGACGATCGCTTGCGGATCGATTTCGCCGGCACCGCCGGCGTCCATCCGCGTGGTTTTAATGCGACCCCGGCGATTGTGACCGCAGCGGTTTTGTATGTGCTGCGAACCTTGATCGATCAACCGTTGCCGTTAAACGAAGGCGTGCTGCGATGCGTCGACCTGCATCTTCCGGTTGGGCTGTTGAACCCGACGCGAGACGACGATCCGAGAAAGTGTCCCGCGGTGGTGGCGGGAAATGTGGAGACGAGCCAACGCGTGGTCGATGTGCTGTTGGGGGCATTAGGCGTGGCGGCGGCAAGCCAAGGGACGATGAACAACTTCGTCATCGGCGACGCCACATTCGGCTACTATGAAACGATTTGTGGTGGCAGCGGCGCGACGGCGACTGGCAACGGAGCGTCGGCGGTCCACACGCACATGACCAACACAAGGATCACCGATCCGGAGGTGCTCGAATTGCGGTATCCGATGCGTTTGATTCGGTTTGCGATTCGGCGCGGCAGCGGCGGCGTGGGCGAACATGACGGCGGCGACGGCGCGATTCGCGAGGTCGAGTTTTTGAAACCGCTGACCGTTTCCTTGTTGACAGGGCGGCGAACCGATCGCCCACCCTACGGTCTCGCTGGTGGAGCCGATGGCGCGTTGGGCGAGAATTGGCACACCGCGGCCGACGGCGAGAAACAGCGGCTAGCCGCCTGTTGCCGGATCGAAGTCCAAGCCGGCGACAGGATCACCTTGCTGACGCCCGGCGGCGGCGGGTACGGATTAAAACCCAATTGA
- a CDS encoding YheT family hydrolase, which translates to MPLLQTKELAAVSLSFQPHPLLLGGHLQTLATTLIPTPQIPYKATQHRVVLDDGDQIVLHDDTPPGWTPGQPVVILLHGLCGCHGASYMIRMADKLNRCGVRVFRMDMRGCGAGRDLARELPHSGRSGDLLAAITRIAELCDDSPIWPIGISMGGNILLKMLGEIGKGILVPEFPADRITRAAAVAPPIDPARCCRNMSRWMMRPYGLYFIRKLRSRVAPLVEQREDWRAINWNPHPRTLWDFDGLVTAPLSGFRDVEDYYAQAAAAPLASGIAVPTMILASEDDPIIPIGCLREADWPGHVELHTTRRGGHVGFIGGRQLETGDRYWMDAKLLNWFDCPQL; encoded by the coding sequence TTGCCGCTTCTCCAAACCAAGGAACTCGCCGCTGTGTCCCTTTCGTTCCAACCCCATCCCTTGCTGTTGGGGGGACATCTGCAAACGCTCGCCACGACGCTGATCCCCACGCCCCAGATCCCCTACAAGGCGACGCAGCATCGCGTCGTCCTGGACGATGGGGATCAGATCGTTTTGCACGATGATACTCCGCCGGGTTGGACACCTGGCCAGCCGGTCGTCATTTTGCTGCATGGTTTGTGCGGCTGCCATGGGGCCAGTTACATGATTCGGATGGCCGACAAACTCAACCGCTGCGGCGTCCGTGTCTTTCGCATGGACATGCGCGGCTGTGGCGCCGGCCGCGATCTGGCTCGCGAGCTGCCGCACTCGGGTCGCAGCGGCGATCTCTTAGCCGCCATCACCCGGATCGCCGAACTGTGCGACGATTCGCCGATCTGGCCGATCGGCATTTCGATGGGAGGCAACATCTTATTAAAGATGCTCGGCGAGATCGGCAAAGGGATCCTGGTCCCCGAGTTCCCAGCCGACCGGATCACGCGAGCTGCGGCGGTCGCTCCGCCGATCGATCCAGCCCGATGTTGCCGCAACATGAGCCGCTGGATGATGCGGCCCTACGGCCTGTACTTCATCCGCAAGCTGCGGTCGCGGGTCGCTCCGTTGGTCGAGCAGCGGGAGGATTGGCGGGCGATCAACTGGAATCCTCACCCCAGAACGCTGTGGGACTTCGATGGCCTTGTCACCGCTCCGCTCAGCGGATTCCGCGACGTGGAGGACTATTACGCGCAAGCTGCCGCGGCGCCGTTGGCCTCCGGGATCGCAGTCCCCACGATGATCCTGGCTTCCGAAGACGATCCGATCATCCCGATCGGCTGCCTTCGCGAAGCCGACTGGCCCGGCCACGTCGAACTGCACACCACCCGCCGCGGCGGACATGTCGGCTTCATCGGCGGCCGGCAACTCGAAACCGGCGACCGCTACTGGATGGACGCCAAGCTGCTGAACTGGTTCGATTGCCCGCAGCTGTAA